One region of Mus musculus strain C57BL/6J chromosome 3, GRCm38.p6 C57BL/6J genomic DNA includes:
- the Sema6c gene encoding semaphorin-6C isoform X9: MCRSYGITSLQQEGEELSGQARCPFDATQSTVAIFAEGSLYSATAADFQASDAVVYRSLGPQPPLRSAKYDSKWLREPHFVYALEHGEHVYFFFREVSVEDARLGRVQFSRVARVCKRDMGGSPRALDRHWTSFLKLRLNCSVPGDSTFYFDVLQSLTGPVNLHGRSALFGVFTTQTNSIPGSAVCAFYLDDIERGFEGKFKEQRSLDGAWTPVSEDKVPSPRPGSCAGVGAAASFSSSQDLPDDVLLFIKAHPLLDPAVPPATHQPLLTLTSRALLTQVAVDGMAGPHRNTTVLFLGSNDGTVLKVLPPGGQSLGSEPIVLEEIDAYSHARCSGKRSPRAARRIIGLELDTEGHRLFVAFPGCIVYLSLSRCARHGACQRSCLASLDPYCGWHRSRGCMSIRGPGGTDVDLTGNQESTEHGDCQDGATGSQSGPGDSAYGVRRDLSPASASRSIPIPLLLACVAAAFALGASVSGLLVSCACRRANRRRSKDIETPGLPRPLSLRSLARLHGGGPEPPPPPKDGDAAQTPQLYTTFLPPPDGGSPPELACLPTPETTPELPVKHLRASGGPWEWNQNGNNASEGPGRPPRGCSGAGGPAPRVLVRPPPPGCPGQAVEVTTLEELLRYLHGPQPPRKGSEPLASAPFTSRPPASEPGASLFVDSSPMPRDGVPPLRLDVPPEGKRAAPSGRPALSAPAPRLGVGGSRRLPFPTHRAPPGLLTRVPSGGPARYSGGPGRHLLYLGRPEGHRGRSLKRVDVKSPLSPKPPLASPPQPAPHGGHFNF, encoded by the exons ATGTGCCGCAGCTATGGG ATAACATCTCTGCAACAGGAGGGTGAGGAGCTGAGTGGGCAGGCTCGATGCCCCTTTGATGCCACCCAGTCCACTGTGGCCATCTTTGCAG AGGGCAGTTTGTACTCAGCCACAGCAGCAGATTTCCAGGCCAGTGATGCTGTAGTTTACAGAAGTCTTGGACCTCAGCCTCCACTCCGTTCTGCAAAGTATGACTCCAAGTGGCTTCGAG AGCCACACTTTGTCTATGCGTTGGAGCATGGAGAGCACGTCTACTTCTTCTTccgagaagtctctgtggaggatGCCCGCTTAGGGAGG GTGCAGTTTTCCAGGGTAGCCCGGGTATGTAAACGTGACATGGGTGGCTCACCTCGGGCCTTGGATCGCCACTGGACATCCTTCCTTAAGCTGAGGCTCAACTGCTCTGTCCCTGGGGACTCTACCTTCTACTTTGACGTCTTACAGTCCTTAACTGGGCCTGTGAACCTGCATGGCCGCTCCGCTCTCTTTGGGGTCTTCACTACTCAGACCAATAG CATTCCTGGGTCTGCAGTCTGCGCCTTCTACCTAGATGATATTGAACGTGGCTTTGAGGGCAAGTTCAAGGAGCAGAGGAGTCTGGATGGGGCCTGGACTCCTGTGTCTGAGGACAAGGTCCCCTCACCCAG GCCAGGGTCCTGTGCAGGTGTGGGTGCAGCTGCCTCGTTCTCCTCCTCTCAAGACCTACCTGATGATGTCCTGCTCTTCATCAAGGCACACCCGCTGCTGGATCCTGCTGTGCCACCCGCCACCCATCAACCGCTCCTCACTCTGACTAGCAG GGCCCTGCTGACCCAGGTAGCTGTGGACGGAATGGCTGGTCCCCACAGAAATACTACTGTCCTGTTTCTTGGCTCCAACGATGGGACAGTGCTGAAGGTGCTACCTCCAGGGGGTCAGTCTTTGGGCTCTGAGCCTATCGTCTTGGAAGAGATTGATGCCTACAGCCATGCCCG GTGCAGTGGGAAGCGGTCACCCCGAGCTGCGCGGCGGATCATAGGGCTGGAGCTGGACACTGAGGGTCACAGGCTTTTTGTGGCCTTTCCTGGATGTATCGTCTACCTCTCTCTCAGCCGGTGTGCCCGGCATGGAGCATGTCAGAG GAGCTGCCTGGCTTCTCTGGACCCATACTGTGGATGGCATCGATCCAGAGGCTGCATGAGTATCAGGGGACCTGGTGG GACTGATGTCGATCTGACTGGGAACCAGGAATCCACAGAGCACGGTGACTGCCAAG ATGGAGCGACCGGGAGTCAGTCTGGCCCTGGAGATTCTGCTTATG GCGTGCGCAGGGACCTttccccagcctcagcctcccgatCCATTCCCATCCCACTCCTCCTGGCCTGTGTGGCCGCGGCCTTCGCTTTGGGCGCCTCAGTCTCCGGTCTCTTGGTGTCCTGTGCTTGTCGTCGCGCGAACCGCCGTCGGAGCAAGGACATCGAGACCCCGGGGCTGCCGCGCCCCCTCTCCCTTCGCAGCCTGGCCCGGCTGCACGGTGGCGGTCCTGAGCCCCCGCCTCCGCCCAAGGATGGAGATGCAGCGCAAACGCCCCAGCTCTACACTACCTTCCTGCCTCCGCCCGACGGCGGATCCCCACCGGAGCTGGCCTGCCTACCCACGCCGGAGACGACGCCCGAGCTGCCCGTGAAGCACCTCCGTGCCTCCGGGGGCCCCTGGGAATGGAAccagaatgggaacaacgcctcGGAGGGCCCAGGCCGCCCACCACGGGGCTGCAGCGGGGCGGGCGGGCCCGCACCGCGAGTGCTGGTGAGGCCACCGCCCCCTGGCTGCCCCGGGCAGGCGGTAGAGGTGACCACGCTGGAGGAACTGCTGCGCTACCTGCACGGCCCTCAGCCGCCCAGGAAGGGTAGCGAACCTCTCGCCTCCGCCCCGTTCACCTCCCGGCCGCCCGCCTCGGAGCCCGGCGCCTCGCTGTTCGTGGACTCCAGCCCGATGCCGCGGGATGGCGTTCCGCCGCTCAGGCTCGACGTGCCACCCGAAGGCAAGCGCGCTGCCCCGAGCGGGCGGCCTGCTCTCTCGGCCCCAGCCCCGCGCCTGGGTGTCGGCGGCAGCCGCCGATTGCCCTTTCCCACACACCGGGCGCCCCCGGGCCTGCTCACGCGAGTGCCCTCGGGAGGCCCGGCCAGGTACTCCGGGGGGCCCGGGAGGCACCTCCTGTACCTGGGCCGGCCCGAAGGCCATCGCGGCCGCTCCCTGAAGAGGGTGGACGTGAAGTCTCCGCTGTCGCCCAAGCCGCCCCTCGCCTCCCCGCCGCAGCCCGCCCCGCACGGTGGTCATTTCAACTTCTGA
- the Sema6c gene encoding semaphorin-6C isoform X11 translates to MAGPHRNTTVLFLGSNDGTVLKVLPPGGQSLGSEPIVLEEIDAYSHARCSGKRSPRAARRIIGLELDTEGHRLFVAFPGCIVYLSLSRCARHGACQRSCLASLDPYCGWHRSRGCMSIRGPGGTDVDLTGNQESTEHGDCQDGATGSQSGPGDSAYGVRRDLSPASASRSIPIPLLLACVAAAFALGASVSGLLVSCACRRANRRRSKDIETPGLPRPLSLRSLARLHGGGPEPPPPPKDGDAAQTPQLYTTFLPPPDGGSPPELACLPTPETTPELPVKHLRASGGPWEWNQNGNNASEGPGRPPRGCSGAGGPAPRVLVRPPPPGCPGQAVEVTTLEELLRYLHGPQPPRKGSEPLASAPFTSRPPASEPGASLFVDSSPMPRDGVPPLRLDVPPEGKRAAPSGRPALSAPAPRLGVGGSRRLPFPTHRAPPGLLTRVPSGGPARYSGGPGRHLLYLGRPEGHRGRSLKRVDVKSPLSPKPPLASPPQPAPHGGHFNF, encoded by the exons ATGGCTGGTCCCCACAGAAATACTACTGTCCTGTTTCTTGGCTCCAACGATGGGACAGTGCTGAAGGTGCTACCTCCAGGGGGTCAGTCTTTGGGCTCTGAGCCTATCGTCTTGGAAGAGATTGATGCCTACAGCCATGCCCG GTGCAGTGGGAAGCGGTCACCCCGAGCTGCGCGGCGGATCATAGGGCTGGAGCTGGACACTGAGGGTCACAGGCTTTTTGTGGCCTTTCCTGGATGTATCGTCTACCTCTCTCTCAGCCGGTGTGCCCGGCATGGAGCATGTCAGAG GAGCTGCCTGGCTTCTCTGGACCCATACTGTGGATGGCATCGATCCAGAGGCTGCATGAGTATCAGGGGACCTGGTGG GACTGATGTCGATCTGACTGGGAACCAGGAATCCACAGAGCACGGTGACTGCCAAG ATGGAGCGACCGGGAGTCAGTCTGGCCCTGGAGATTCTGCTTATG GCGTGCGCAGGGACCTttccccagcctcagcctcccgatCCATTCCCATCCCACTCCTCCTGGCCTGTGTGGCCGCGGCCTTCGCTTTGGGCGCCTCAGTCTCCGGTCTCTTGGTGTCCTGTGCTTGTCGTCGCGCGAACCGCCGTCGGAGCAAGGACATCGAGACCCCGGGGCTGCCGCGCCCCCTCTCCCTTCGCAGCCTGGCCCGGCTGCACGGTGGCGGTCCTGAGCCCCCGCCTCCGCCCAAGGATGGAGATGCAGCGCAAACGCCCCAGCTCTACACTACCTTCCTGCCTCCGCCCGACGGCGGATCCCCACCGGAGCTGGCCTGCCTACCCACGCCGGAGACGACGCCCGAGCTGCCCGTGAAGCACCTCCGTGCCTCCGGGGGCCCCTGGGAATGGAAccagaatgggaacaacgcctcGGAGGGCCCAGGCCGCCCACCACGGGGCTGCAGCGGGGCGGGCGGGCCCGCACCGCGAGTGCTGGTGAGGCCACCGCCCCCTGGCTGCCCCGGGCAGGCGGTAGAGGTGACCACGCTGGAGGAACTGCTGCGCTACCTGCACGGCCCTCAGCCGCCCAGGAAGGGTAGCGAACCTCTCGCCTCCGCCCCGTTCACCTCCCGGCCGCCCGCCTCGGAGCCCGGCGCCTCGCTGTTCGTGGACTCCAGCCCGATGCCGCGGGATGGCGTTCCGCCGCTCAGGCTCGACGTGCCACCCGAAGGCAAGCGCGCTGCCCCGAGCGGGCGGCCTGCTCTCTCGGCCCCAGCCCCGCGCCTGGGTGTCGGCGGCAGCCGCCGATTGCCCTTTCCCACACACCGGGCGCCCCCGGGCCTGCTCACGCGAGTGCCCTCGGGAGGCCCGGCCAGGTACTCCGGGGGGCCCGGGAGGCACCTCCTGTACCTGGGCCGGCCCGAAGGCCATCGCGGCCGCTCCCTGAAGAGGGTGGACGTGAAGTCTCCGCTGTCGCCCAAGCCGCCCCTCGCCTCCCCGCCGCAGCCCGCCCCGCACGGTGGTCATTTCAACTTCTGA
- the Sema6c gene encoding semaphorin-6C isoform X8 — translation MCRSYGITSLQQEGEELSGQARCPFDATQSTVAIFAEGSLYSATAADFQASDAVVYRSLGPQPPLRSAKYDSKWLREPHFVYALEHGEHVYFFFREVSVEDARLGRVQFSRVARVCKRDMGGSPRALDRHWTSFLKLRLNCSVPGDSTFYFDVLQSLTGPVNLHGRSALFGVFTTQTNSIPGSAVCAFYLDDIERGFEGKFKEQRSLDGAWTPVSEDKVPSPRPGSCAGVGAAASFSSSQDLPDDVLLFIKAHPLLDPAVPPATHQPLLTLTSRALLTQVAVDGMAGPHRNTTVLFLGSNDGTVLKVLPPGGQSLGSEPIVLEEIDAYSHARCSGKRSPRAARRIIGLELDTEGHRLFVAFPGCIVYLSLSRCARHGACQRSCLASLDPYCGWHRSRGCMSIRGPGGTDVDLTGNQESTEHGDCQDGATGSQSGPGDSAYVLLGPGPSPETPSSPSDAQQGPQSSTLGAHTQGVRRDLSPASASRSIPIPLLLACVAAAFALGASVSGLLVSCACRRANRRRSKDIETPGLPRPLSLRSLARLHGGGPEPPPPPKDGDAAQTPQLYTTFLPPPDGGSPPELACLPTPETTPELPVKHLRASGGPWEWNQNGNNASEGPGRPPRGCSGAGGPAPRVLVRPPPPGCPGQAVEVTTLEELLRYLHGPQPPRKGSEPLASAPFTSRPPASEPGASLFVDSSPMPRDGVPPLRLDVPPEGKRAAPSGRPALSAPAPRLGVGGSRRLPFPTHRAPPGLLTRVPSGGPARYSGGPGRHLLYLGRPEGHRGRSLKRVDVKSPLSPKPPLASPPQPAPHGGHFNF, via the exons ATGTGCCGCAGCTATGGG ATAACATCTCTGCAACAGGAGGGTGAGGAGCTGAGTGGGCAGGCTCGATGCCCCTTTGATGCCACCCAGTCCACTGTGGCCATCTTTGCAG AGGGCAGTTTGTACTCAGCCACAGCAGCAGATTTCCAGGCCAGTGATGCTGTAGTTTACAGAAGTCTTGGACCTCAGCCTCCACTCCGTTCTGCAAAGTATGACTCCAAGTGGCTTCGAG AGCCACACTTTGTCTATGCGTTGGAGCATGGAGAGCACGTCTACTTCTTCTTccgagaagtctctgtggaggatGCCCGCTTAGGGAGG GTGCAGTTTTCCAGGGTAGCCCGGGTATGTAAACGTGACATGGGTGGCTCACCTCGGGCCTTGGATCGCCACTGGACATCCTTCCTTAAGCTGAGGCTCAACTGCTCTGTCCCTGGGGACTCTACCTTCTACTTTGACGTCTTACAGTCCTTAACTGGGCCTGTGAACCTGCATGGCCGCTCCGCTCTCTTTGGGGTCTTCACTACTCAGACCAATAG CATTCCTGGGTCTGCAGTCTGCGCCTTCTACCTAGATGATATTGAACGTGGCTTTGAGGGCAAGTTCAAGGAGCAGAGGAGTCTGGATGGGGCCTGGACTCCTGTGTCTGAGGACAAGGTCCCCTCACCCAG GCCAGGGTCCTGTGCAGGTGTGGGTGCAGCTGCCTCGTTCTCCTCCTCTCAAGACCTACCTGATGATGTCCTGCTCTTCATCAAGGCACACCCGCTGCTGGATCCTGCTGTGCCACCCGCCACCCATCAACCGCTCCTCACTCTGACTAGCAG GGCCCTGCTGACCCAGGTAGCTGTGGACGGAATGGCTGGTCCCCACAGAAATACTACTGTCCTGTTTCTTGGCTCCAACGATGGGACAGTGCTGAAGGTGCTACCTCCAGGGGGTCAGTCTTTGGGCTCTGAGCCTATCGTCTTGGAAGAGATTGATGCCTACAGCCATGCCCG GTGCAGTGGGAAGCGGTCACCCCGAGCTGCGCGGCGGATCATAGGGCTGGAGCTGGACACTGAGGGTCACAGGCTTTTTGTGGCCTTTCCTGGATGTATCGTCTACCTCTCTCTCAGCCGGTGTGCCCGGCATGGAGCATGTCAGAG GAGCTGCCTGGCTTCTCTGGACCCATACTGTGGATGGCATCGATCCAGAGGCTGCATGAGTATCAGGGGACCTGGTGG GACTGATGTCGATCTGACTGGGAACCAGGAATCCACAGAGCACGGTGACTGCCAAG ATGGAGCGACCGGGAGTCAGTCTGGCCCTGGAGATTCTGCTTATG TGCTTCTGGGTCCTGGCCCTTCCCCTGAGACCCCCAGTTCCCCCAGTGATGCCCAACAAGGGCCCCAGTCTTCCACTCTTGGAGCTCACACACAGG GCGTGCGCAGGGACCTttccccagcctcagcctcccgatCCATTCCCATCCCACTCCTCCTGGCCTGTGTGGCCGCGGCCTTCGCTTTGGGCGCCTCAGTCTCCGGTCTCTTGGTGTCCTGTGCTTGTCGTCGCGCGAACCGCCGTCGGAGCAAGGACATCGAGACCCCGGGGCTGCCGCGCCCCCTCTCCCTTCGCAGCCTGGCCCGGCTGCACGGTGGCGGTCCTGAGCCCCCGCCTCCGCCCAAGGATGGAGATGCAGCGCAAACGCCCCAGCTCTACACTACCTTCCTGCCTCCGCCCGACGGCGGATCCCCACCGGAGCTGGCCTGCCTACCCACGCCGGAGACGACGCCCGAGCTGCCCGTGAAGCACCTCCGTGCCTCCGGGGGCCCCTGGGAATGGAAccagaatgggaacaacgcctcGGAGGGCCCAGGCCGCCCACCACGGGGCTGCAGCGGGGCGGGCGGGCCCGCACCGCGAGTGCTGGTGAGGCCACCGCCCCCTGGCTGCCCCGGGCAGGCGGTAGAGGTGACCACGCTGGAGGAACTGCTGCGCTACCTGCACGGCCCTCAGCCGCCCAGGAAGGGTAGCGAACCTCTCGCCTCCGCCCCGTTCACCTCCCGGCCGCCCGCCTCGGAGCCCGGCGCCTCGCTGTTCGTGGACTCCAGCCCGATGCCGCGGGATGGCGTTCCGCCGCTCAGGCTCGACGTGCCACCCGAAGGCAAGCGCGCTGCCCCGAGCGGGCGGCCTGCTCTCTCGGCCCCAGCCCCGCGCCTGGGTGTCGGCGGCAGCCGCCGATTGCCCTTTCCCACACACCGGGCGCCCCCGGGCCTGCTCACGCGAGTGCCCTCGGGAGGCCCGGCCAGGTACTCCGGGGGGCCCGGGAGGCACCTCCTGTACCTGGGCCGGCCCGAAGGCCATCGCGGCCGCTCCCTGAAGAGGGTGGACGTGAAGTCTCCGCTGTCGCCCAAGCCGCCCCTCGCCTCCCCGCCGCAGCCCGCCCCGCACGGTGGTCATTTCAACTTCTGA
- the Sema6c gene encoding semaphorin-6C isoform X10 codes for MAGPHRNTTVLFLGSNDGTVLKVLPPGGQSLGSEPIVLEEIDAYSHARCSGKRSPRAARRIIGLELDTEGHRLFVAFPGCIVYLSLSRCARHGACQRSCLASLDPYCGWHRSRGCMSIRGPGGTDVDLTGNQESTEHGDCQDGATGSQSGPGDSAYVLLGPGPSPETPSSPSDAQQGPQSSTLGAHTQGVRRDLSPASASRSIPIPLLLACVAAAFALGASVSGLLVSCACRRANRRRSKDIETPGLPRPLSLRSLARLHGGGPEPPPPPKDGDAAQTPQLYTTFLPPPDGGSPPELACLPTPETTPELPVKHLRASGGPWEWNQNGNNASEGPGRPPRGCSGAGGPAPRVLVRPPPPGCPGQAVEVTTLEELLRYLHGPQPPRKGSEPLASAPFTSRPPASEPGASLFVDSSPMPRDGVPPLRLDVPPEGKRAAPSGRPALSAPAPRLGVGGSRRLPFPTHRAPPGLLTRVPSGGPARYSGGPGRHLLYLGRPEGHRGRSLKRVDVKSPLSPKPPLASPPQPAPHGGHFNF; via the exons ATGGCTGGTCCCCACAGAAATACTACTGTCCTGTTTCTTGGCTCCAACGATGGGACAGTGCTGAAGGTGCTACCTCCAGGGGGTCAGTCTTTGGGCTCTGAGCCTATCGTCTTGGAAGAGATTGATGCCTACAGCCATGCCCG GTGCAGTGGGAAGCGGTCACCCCGAGCTGCGCGGCGGATCATAGGGCTGGAGCTGGACACTGAGGGTCACAGGCTTTTTGTGGCCTTTCCTGGATGTATCGTCTACCTCTCTCTCAGCCGGTGTGCCCGGCATGGAGCATGTCAGAG GAGCTGCCTGGCTTCTCTGGACCCATACTGTGGATGGCATCGATCCAGAGGCTGCATGAGTATCAGGGGACCTGGTGG GACTGATGTCGATCTGACTGGGAACCAGGAATCCACAGAGCACGGTGACTGCCAAG ATGGAGCGACCGGGAGTCAGTCTGGCCCTGGAGATTCTGCTTATG TGCTTCTGGGTCCTGGCCCTTCCCCTGAGACCCCCAGTTCCCCCAGTGATGCCCAACAAGGGCCCCAGTCTTCCACTCTTGGAGCTCACACACAGG GCGTGCGCAGGGACCTttccccagcctcagcctcccgatCCATTCCCATCCCACTCCTCCTGGCCTGTGTGGCCGCGGCCTTCGCTTTGGGCGCCTCAGTCTCCGGTCTCTTGGTGTCCTGTGCTTGTCGTCGCGCGAACCGCCGTCGGAGCAAGGACATCGAGACCCCGGGGCTGCCGCGCCCCCTCTCCCTTCGCAGCCTGGCCCGGCTGCACGGTGGCGGTCCTGAGCCCCCGCCTCCGCCCAAGGATGGAGATGCAGCGCAAACGCCCCAGCTCTACACTACCTTCCTGCCTCCGCCCGACGGCGGATCCCCACCGGAGCTGGCCTGCCTACCCACGCCGGAGACGACGCCCGAGCTGCCCGTGAAGCACCTCCGTGCCTCCGGGGGCCCCTGGGAATGGAAccagaatgggaacaacgcctcGGAGGGCCCAGGCCGCCCACCACGGGGCTGCAGCGGGGCGGGCGGGCCCGCACCGCGAGTGCTGGTGAGGCCACCGCCCCCTGGCTGCCCCGGGCAGGCGGTAGAGGTGACCACGCTGGAGGAACTGCTGCGCTACCTGCACGGCCCTCAGCCGCCCAGGAAGGGTAGCGAACCTCTCGCCTCCGCCCCGTTCACCTCCCGGCCGCCCGCCTCGGAGCCCGGCGCCTCGCTGTTCGTGGACTCCAGCCCGATGCCGCGGGATGGCGTTCCGCCGCTCAGGCTCGACGTGCCACCCGAAGGCAAGCGCGCTGCCCCGAGCGGGCGGCCTGCTCTCTCGGCCCCAGCCCCGCGCCTGGGTGTCGGCGGCAGCCGCCGATTGCCCTTTCCCACACACCGGGCGCCCCCGGGCCTGCTCACGCGAGTGCCCTCGGGAGGCCCGGCCAGGTACTCCGGGGGGCCCGGGAGGCACCTCCTGTACCTGGGCCGGCCCGAAGGCCATCGCGGCCGCTCCCTGAAGAGGGTGGACGTGAAGTCTCCGCTGTCGCCCAAGCCGCCCCTCGCCTCCCCGCCGCAGCCCGCCCCGCACGGTGGTCATTTCAACTTCTGA